A segment of the Chryseobacterium scophthalmum genome:
TAAAACCCCGTGCGGATATTATATTTATAATTAAAACTATCTTCAGACATAAAAATGAAGGCGAAAAAATCAAATAGTGCAATCAATGCAGGAATAAATGTCCAGCAAAAAATAAGATATAATATTCCTTTACCATTTTGCCCTAAATAGAATCTGTGAATGCCTAACCCGCCTAAAAATAAAGCAAATATTGCGGTAGTAAATTTTGATTTCATAGTTTTAAACTCTAGATAATATTTCATTTTTTTTGTCTTCAAACTCCTCGGGAGAAATTATTCCGTTTTCCATTAAGCCTTTTAGTTTTTGTAAAAGAGCAAACGGATCTTCGTTTTCTATTAACAATGGTTGAGATTGTTGGAATTGTTGAAGAGGCGTAATTATGGGCGTTGTATTATTTACTGTTATCCCACCTCCCGCAGAAGCTCTTCTTGTTTCCAAATCTTTCTCTCTTCTTACTCCTCTCATTTGTTCTTCAATTTCTTGTGCATATTGATAGAGTTTTCTTGCTTGAGCTTTCGGGAGATAATCCATCATGTTGGTAAAGTTTTTTGTCGTTCGCATCATAAATGTAGAACCAATAATTCCTTCTTTTATATGACAATCTGCAACATCTACCCAACTATAATCCTGAAAATCCATAGACAAACCGAAAGTTTTAGGCCGGCAGAAAATTATTCTTCTGTTGGTAAGAGCAATACAATCGGGAGATAAGTTTAATGCAGGTTTCTTTTGTACAGCAATATATTCTACAACTTCTTGTGATGTGAGAAGCCCATTAATTCTTTCCAAAAGTTTTTCAACAGCTTTCGGATCTTGTTCTTCATTTAAAAATTGTTTTAAATTCATGATGATATTTTAGTTTTATGGTTAGTAATTCTGTTTATTGGGCGAAGCGTTTTATTCTATTCTGTTTTTTGCTTCGACCTGTTGTTCATACCAATATTTTTGGGTGCTAAAATCTATTGGCCAATCTCTTTGAGCCTGTCGTTTTATTGGGTTGTCTTCTATTGTTTCCATATAATCATAGGCTTCTATTTCTGTATTGATCCAATATTCTTGTGTAGAATAATCATTGGGCCAATCTTTCTTAGCTTTTTCCTTCAATTTAATTATAATAGCTTCCTTTTTAGGATCTATACTTTGTGTTTCTAATTCTTGAGGATGTGTGTCGGAAGCTGACGAAACATCTAAACTTTGATAAGATGAAACTTTATCTTTTTTCTCTTCCATGCTTCCAAAAGCGATGAATATAAAAAGTAAGAATAAGGCTGATGAAATGATGTGTTTAAGTTTTTTCATGTTTTTTAGATTTAAAAATTATTTTTGTTGAGATATAATAAGGAATGATTATTCCAAGAAAATAAAATATTACATCGAAGAGATCAAATGTTCCGGGAATTATTTTAAAAAGCTGAAGAAATTCTGAAAAAACGGCTACAATAGGAATACTTAAAATCCAAAAAATGTTTTGGCTGTTGATTGAATTCTTCCATATTTCTAAAGAAATAGCGGTATAAGAAAATACCCAAAGTCCATCTGGAAAACTATAAATAAACCAATCTGGAAAAGAAAAAATATTTCTGAAATTCTGAATAACATTGACTTTGTCAGACAGATTTAAATATTCAAACCAACTGAACAGAATAAGTTTTTCTGTTCTGAAAATAAGGTAAATAAAACCACCTAGAATTACAGGAATAAATAATGCTAATATTCGTAAAACCCTGATCATTTTACATCCGTATAATAAACATAGCCTATTTTTCCATTTTCTTTTACTTGTATTTTATACCAAGAATTTAGTTTTGAAAGTCGAATCAGCTTTGTATTTTTAGATACACTTACAATAACTTTTGATTGGAAAGAGGGCTTTTCAAAAATATTTGTTGCACCAGATACTATTACTACATTGGTTTTACTTACAATATTCTCTGTTTTTCGCGAATTTTCTTTCTTATTATTATAATGCTTTGTGGGTGTTGCTTTTGTTGTTTTTATTGATTTTCCTAATTTCGAGAAATTTCTTCCCGACGAGTTTCCACTACATACACCACAAGTTCCTCCCGTTCCACAATGACCACATCTGGAACAACTTGAACATGCTGTACAATACGCAGAACCGGTACATCGTCCCTTATGACCGTTATTTTCATTTCTTGAAAAATAAAGAGAAGTGAAAGCGATCAAGATGACTCCAAAAAATAATAATAAATTTTTTTTCATGTTAGTTGTAATTTTCTAATGTTTTCAGAAGTTCTACCTTGTAATTATAGATTTCATCCAGATTATTCAGTAAAATCTTTTCTCCGGCATCTTTTCCGTTATGAAATGTTTCGAGATATTTATTGGCGGTATTAAAGTGTAATCTGCAAAGTGGTTTTCGATTATTATCATCCAGTAAAATCCCGAAATAAGACAAAGTATCTCTATACGCGATCCTTGAAGACGGAATTTTCTCTCTCAAAATTGCTTTCACAATCTGAAAACCTTCCAACTCTTCTTCTGTAGTTACAATTTTAGAATCATTATTCTCGTCGATGGATTGAGATGTTTTTATATCATCATCCTGCTTTTCAATTTGTTCATTGATGCTTAATGCAGATTTTAGTCTGAAGCTGATCGATTCATTAATGGAAGTTGTCAACGCTTTTTTTGCATATTCTTTAAACGAAATCATTCGGTTTGCGGTTAAAGGCTTTTCAAAAAAACGGTTGACTAATAGTTTGACCAATTCATCAGAAGGATTTTCAATCTCTTTTTCAAACTCTTTTCTAATGGCTTTGATGTATTTTAATGCTTCTGCAGAATCCAGGATGCTTTCAAGATTGTAATCTTTTTTGGTGAAGCTTTCCAGAATCTTAATCGAACTGTCTTTTATATCTTCAATATTGATGGTGAAAAAAGGCTTTTCATCCATAATATTTGGTTTTTCAAGATCTGTGTAGAAGTTGTAAACAATTCCGTTGGTAAGAACACCAAATCTCGTTTTCGAAACATGATAATATCTGTGAAGCTGAGAATTGTGTGCATCTGCACTTTCTTTCCAGTGTTTACATTCGATAATAAAAATGGGTTCGTCATTATTTTTAATGACGTAATCTACTTTTTCACCTTTCTTGGTTCCAATATCACAAACATGCTCCGGAACGACTTCTGTAGGATTGAAAATATCATAACCCAAAATTTGTATAAAAGGCATTACAAAAGCATTTTTGGTGGCTTCTTCTGTAGTGATCTGCTCTTTTAACCCAACTACTTTTTGATGTAATTGCTCAAGTTTAATTTTAAGATCCATAATGGTGTTTTTTAAAGAGTTTCATCAATGATTTCAGCGGTTGGAACATTGGTTTTTACAGAATTAATTCCGATTTCCATGCTCGATTTTGAACTGTAATACTGACTTTTTCCAATGATTTCACCGTTTCTTGCCTTCAATACGAAGTAATCTTTCTCGTTTACAGCAGCTCTTCTGTCGTATCTTGAATCATCCTGTGAATTGATTCTTACAGATTCAATTCCTTTATGGCAGTTTGCTTTTGTAGTGTAACCTTCGCTGGTTAAGATGATTTCACCGTTTCCGGCATTCAGATTAAATTGATATTCATCATTTTTTCTTTTGCTGATCGTAAATTTTCCCATGATTGTTATTTTTTTATAAATCTTTCTGAAATTTCTTTTTCATCAAGAATTTGATTATTTAGTAAAATGATTTGAAGTTTTCCTGTTATTGGGTTTTCAAAAATTTGAGCTCCTGATCTACAATTTTCAAACCTATATTTAAGAGCTTTTAATCCTGAAATAATTCCTTTACTTATTGTTTCTTCATAAGCATGTTTTGAACAACTCTTTCTGAAAATGCACTTTCTTCTTTTTGAAGCAGGAATTATAAACCAATAAGATTTAATGATTAATAGTAGAAGATATTTCATTTGTTTCTTTTGTAAAAACAGCTACTTGATAGGATGTCATATATCCGGGTTTTTGCTGACCGATTCCAAAACAACCTTCTAGTGGTTGAATGTAAGTTGAAACACTTTCCAGTCTCAAATATTTCCAACCTAATTGAGACTGATCCTTTATTAAACTTTCTAATTGTTGAGCGATAATACTTGAACTTATGTTTTGTTGTTTTGCGGTTGCAACAAATGGGATTACTTTATATTCCATGATTGTTTTTGTTTAATACTCCAAAAGTATAAACCTTTCAAAACCAATCCTTACGGGAAACCGTAAAACAAAAAAACCTTTCAATAATTTGAAAGGTTTCGAATGGTTAATTAAAAGAAATTATATAATTCCTAAATCTTTGCAGAAGGCAACCAATTGCTCGTTGTTGCTTATTCCCAGCTCTTCTTTCAGAGTATTGAGTTTCTTTTCAATACTGCTCAAACTGTTGGGTTTTATATTGTTGTTTTGTAGAAATACCGGAATGTTTTTTTGTAAAACGCCTTGAGAAAGTAAAGAAACTAAGGTAATATCATACGTTGTGAACTCATAATTATTCAGTTTTTTTACCTCCTGTTTCAGATCAAGAGAAAGATAGTTTTCATTGTTATAAACTGATGTAATTGCTTTTTTCAATTCTTTAGAATCGTGTCTTGCTTTCCGTACATAACCGTTTATTCCGTAATCATTAAAAAGAGAATCGATTATTCCGGATTTGTGTTCAGCAGAAAATACAATAATTTTTAAATCGGGCTGTTCTTGTCGGATTGCCAAAATCAATTCGCGGCCGTCTTTTAGTTTTTGAGGATGATGATCTTCTTCATAATAAAGATCGGTAATGAGTAGATCATAAGGTTTTTTTTCACGAATGGCTTTCTGTGCTTTTGCCAATGCGTCATCACAATAATAGACATACTCAAAATTATCAAAATTGAGATCTTCTAAAGTTTTCTGTACTGAAAAATTGATGCTTTCGTGGTCTTCGGAAATTAGAATTTTTTTAAACATTGTTATCTTTTTAAGAAACTGGAAATGAAATATTGATCTTCAATCCTTTTTCGGTTTTGGTTTCAAAAGTAATTTTTCCGTTGATGTTTTCTATACGGGAAACCGTATTTGATAGACCATTTTTAAAAATTAATTCATCAGAAATTCCAATTCCGTTATCAGCATAGTTGATGTTGATGAGGTTGTTTATTTTTTCAAACTTAAAAACAACGTTATTGGCTTCACTATGCTTTTTCATATTTACCAAAAGCTCACGGATAATCTGATAAATCTCCGTTTGAGTAGATTTTGTAACGTTTTCCCAAGTTTCTTCCTGATTTCCGACGGTAAAGGTATTGATCTCATCATTTTTAAAAGAAGCTACGAGTTTTGAGATTTTTTCATTGAATTTTTCATCATGAGAATCAGGATTTTCGTAGGAAATATCTCTGGATTTTTCATAAACAAATTCAAGTTCGTCAAGTGCCTGTTCTTTATTGAAATCATTTTGATTTTCAATTTTTGTCATCACCTGATAAATTCCGTTGGCTACTACGTCGTGTACTTTTTTGGACATTTTCAGCTGCGTATTCTTTACCTCAAGCTGTTTTTCTTGTTCTTTTTCTTGTCTAATACTTTTCTTTCTTTTTTCATTCCAGAAATATCCGACGATTAAAGTTAAAGCTGAAATCCCTAAGCCAAAACTTAGATATATAATATTAATTTTATTTTCAACATCTTTAAGTTTTAAATTTTGATTTTCAGCATTTTTCTGCTCCACGTCATATCGTACAACGGCAAATTGATTTTTTGCTTTATTTCTGGCAGATTGCGTATTATCGTTTATTGCAGTTAATTTTTTAAAGTTCTTTAAATAATTTAATGGGTCAAGAGAGATAAGTCTTTGTAATGCATTTATCTGATCTTCAGGAATGTTTATTTTTTCTGCAGTTTCTAAAAGTTTCTGTGCAAAAAATAATGATTTTTCAGGATCCTTATCCAAATAGAAATCTGCTAAAGTTGAAAAACTTGAATTTTGTCCTTCTAAATTTTCTTTGTCTTGCCTTATTCTTAAAGCTTTATTCAATTCTGGTAATGCGTTGTAAGTTTTATCTTCAAGAAATTTGGCCCTAGCCAAATTATTAAGTGCTTTTGCATAGGTCAAGCTATCTTTCGTTAAAAGCGCTATTTCTAAATATTTTTTTGCTTCCTTATATTTTCCTAAAAGGATGAATGCATCTCCAATATTATTATTATAAACATATCTATTTTTGTCATCATTTGAAAATCGCAAAGCCTTTTTATAAAAATCAACAGATTCGTTATAATTTTTTAAAAAAGATGAAGAAATTGCCATATTATTATAATTGGAAGCTAAAGTACTTTTTACAATACTGTCGTTCTCATTTTTTAATAATTTATTGGCTTCTAATGAGGTTTCTATACTACCATAATAATCTCCATTATTATGTTGAATAATTGCCATATTGACTAATGATTTTCCTGCTCCAACTGAGTCATAATTATTGAGATAATCATTTTTTGCAAGATTAAAATAATAAAATGCAGAATCTGAGGTATTTTCATTTGCAAATTTTTTTGCCTTTTGATAATATCTTTTAGGTTGATATATTTTATCTTCTGTTCTTTCTTTTTTGCAAGAATAAAAGATTAATAATATTATAATCAGATAACTTAACTTCATAGATTAGTTTTTATGCAAATTAAGAAAAAAGGACAGATAAAAATCTGCCCTTCAATTTAAGGTCTAGGAGGAGGAGTTTGTCCTGTATTTCCTGTTACGGGACCGCCGCCGTTTCCATCTTCAACTGTTCCAGTTCCCGGATCAAATCCTGTTCCTGTACCGTTTTGAATAGTTACTGTACTTCCGTTGTTATCACAATTTGTTGTATTTGCATTATTATTTCCGAATGCTAAACCTAATAGCATTAATATTAATTGGATCATTTCCTTTAAATTTTTGAAGTTGAAATTGTTTTTCTTCCTCTCGCAGATATTTTGATCTCGAGCTGTACACTTTAAATTTCGAAGCGCTTCTAAATTTTTGGGAAGTGAACCTTCAAAAACGGAAGAGAAACATCTGCTTCCCAACCCGGAGTTTTCTTCCGTTTTATCAGGTGATTTTAGAAATCAGATTAAATGTTTTGTTTTTGTAATTGTTAGTTTATCACTGATTTCTGAGGCAAAGATGGGGTAGAAAAGAAAGCAAGTGTTAGACAAAGTATGGACATCGATGGACATCGGCTATGTCTATTTATATTACGGGAAACCATAATGTTATGTGGTTGAAAATCATTTAATTTGTAATGCCTTTAAAAACTAATTATGTCCAAAAGAAAATTATTAATCAATGAGGTATTTGAAAAAATTAAAGCTAAGTCTGACAAGGATACAAAGAATGGGTGGGCGACAGATCTTTCTGATGATATTGATAAGAAGTTAGGATTTCTAATTTCTATAAAAACACTTTCTAGATATTACGATTCGTATGTTGCAGAAACAAAAGAGGAAACGGGTATTGAGACTTTAATCTTAAATAAATTGAGCGAATATTTAGATTATAAAAATTTTGCTGATTTTTCAAGCACCATTATTAAGAAAAATGATGAAGCCAATAAGACAACAGTTAAAATAAGTGTTGATAAAGATGAAGAATCTCTCAGTGAGAAATTATCTAATATTATTATCAATATAACAAACGAGCAAAATTTCAAAATGCCCGAATTCATGAAGAAAAATGGAATGGGAATTATGGAAATTGCATTTTTAATATGTCTTACAACTGGTAGTATTGCTTTTTCGAAGAAACCGAATACCCAAATTCCGGGAAAAGGTTTTGCCGGAATTTTAGATTCACAAATTCATTGTATGTATTGGGATAAAAGTGAATATAAGCCGATAGATTGTCAGGATAAAAACCCGGTTTACAATCATAGAATTCCTTTTGATTATGAAAGGATGACGTATTTTAAAAGAATTGAACGGAAAGATACTTTAACGGTAGACAATTCTTATGGGAAGGTTTGGTATTCGAAATATAACGGAGAAGTAGATTTTTTTACAAATGATGGTGTAGATCCGAATAATGGAAGAGAATTAAGAAAGGCAACAGAATATATCATTGATAAATATGGCGGAATTCAGGAAGAAGCGCAATAAAAAAAGCGAAAAAAAATCTCCGCCTTTATTTTTACTGTGAATCTGTTTCCAGCATTCCCAATTCTCCGAAATGTTTTTTGAACTTCTGAATTTTTGGTCCTACAACTGCGCTGCAATAAGGCTGTGTCGGGTTTTCATTATAATATCCTTGATGATATTGTTCGGCTGACCAGAATTTTTCAAAAGGTGTTAATTCTGTTACATAAGTTCCAGACCATCTTCCTGATTCTTGTGACGCTTTGATGGCTTCTTCAGCTTTTGCTTTTTCAGCATCGTCTTTATAATAAATGACAGAACGATATTGAGTTCCGATATCATTTCCCTGTCTGTTTAATTGAGTAGGGTCGTGAAGGAAGAAAAATACATCCATCAATTGCTCATAAGAAATAATTGCAGGATCGTACGTAATCTGAACTACTTCAGCATGGCCAGTTTCACCTGTGCAAACTTCCTCATACGTCGGATTATCTTTATGACCACCGGAATACCCTGAAATTGCAGATTCTACTCCTTTCAATATATTAAAACAGCTTTCTACGCACCAAAAACATCCGCCACCAAAAGTGATTTGCTGAAAATTATTTTTATCCATTTTTAAATTGATTGTTTTGTTTAAATATTTTTCTTTTAAAACTTTTATAAGCCTGAAAAACGAAATCAAAATTATGAAAAAGTTTCTCATTTAAATAAGATTTTAGCCTTTAAGAATAAATGATAACAATAGATTTCACAAATCATCAGAAGGTTTAAGCCAAGAAGAATCAACAAATCTATTTGCCACGAATGCACGAATATTTTAAGTAGATATAAAAAACATTCGTGGCTAAAAATATTTTTCAGAATAATTAAAAAAAATCTGTAAAAATCAGTATAATTTGTGGGACATAAAACAAAAAAAGCATCCTAAAAAGGATGCTCAATATTTTAAATTTAATTCAGATTATTTTTCCCAAACCAAAGCACTTGCACCAAGAATAGCTGCATCTGCCTCATCAAGTTCACTGAAAACCAATCTTACTTTGCTTCTGAAAATAGGAAGAAGGTTTCTTTCCATGTGAAGTTTTGCAGGTTTTAAAATGAAATCTCCAGCTTTGATTACTCCTCCGAATAATAAAATCGCTTCTGGTGAAGAAAACATAACAAAATTTGCCAAAGCTTCACCTAATTTCTGACCGGTATATCTGAAAACCTCAACCGCTACAGGATCTTCTTTTAATGCACATTCGTGAACCGTTTTAGAATTAATTGCTTCTTCAGGGTATTGATTAAGCATAGAATCCGGAAATTCTGCTCTCATTTTTTTTGCAGTGATGGCAATTCCTGTCGCCGAAGCATAAGCTTCTAAGCTTCCTTCAGAACCTGTACTCCAATGTTTTCTACCGCCTGGTTTTACAATCGTGTGACCCAATTCTCCTGCAAAACCGTCGTGACCGTAAATTAAATTTCCGCCAGAAACAATTCCGCTTCCTACGCCTGTACCCAAAGTGATCATGATAAAATCTTTCATCCCTCTTGCTGCACCGTACATCATTTCACCTAAAGCTGCTGCATTGGCATCATTGGTCATTTTGCAAGGACTGTTGAATTTAGCAGTCATTAATTCCGCAAAATTGATGATCCCTCTCCAGGGAAGATTGGGAGCAAGTTCTATTGTTCCTCTGTAATAGTTTGCGTTGGGAGCTCCTACACCGATACCTTCAATTCCACCTTCACAATGTTCATCGATCAATGGCTGGATCTGCTCGTGAAGAGCATCTACAAATGCTTCAGGCGTGCTGTATTGATCGGTTGGCAAAGAGCCTTTGGTTAAAATCTGACCTCTGTGATTCACAAGACCAAACTTCGTATTGGTTCCACCGATATCGATACCTAATGCAACCTCTTTTGACAAATCTACTACTGACATTTTCTTATTGTATAATTTCGAGGCAATAAATTTATAAAAAAGATTGTATTAATAGTTATTAAACCCGATTTATTTGAAAAGTCAGAGGGCTTTTTGGGTTTTTTTTCTTCTTCCCCACCATATTAAAAATCCGGTTACAGGAAGTGAAGCACAAATTAAGCTGACAATAAATGCAATGATTTTGGTTGGTAATCCTAAAATAGATCCTACGTG
Coding sequences within it:
- a CDS encoding tetratricopeptide repeat-containing sensor histidine kinase, with the translated sequence MKLSYLIIILLIFYSCKKERTEDKIYQPKRYYQKAKKFANENTSDSAFYYFNLAKNDYLNNYDSVGAGKSLVNMAIIQHNNGDYYGSIETSLEANKLLKNENDSIVKSTLASNYNNMAISSSFLKNYNESVDFYKKALRFSNDDKNRYVYNNNIGDAFILLGKYKEAKKYLEIALLTKDSLTYAKALNNLARAKFLEDKTYNALPELNKALRIRQDKENLEGQNSSFSTLADFYLDKDPEKSLFFAQKLLETAEKINIPEDQINALQRLISLDPLNYLKNFKKLTAINDNTQSARNKAKNQFAVVRYDVEQKNAENQNLKLKDVENKINIIYLSFGLGISALTLIVGYFWNEKRKKSIRQEKEQEKQLEVKNTQLKMSKKVHDVVANGIYQVMTKIENQNDFNKEQALDELEFVYEKSRDISYENPDSHDEKFNEKISKLVASFKNDEINTFTVGNQEETWENVTKSTQTEIYQIIRELLVNMKKHSEANNVVFKFEKINNLININYADNGIGISDELIFKNGLSNTVSRIENINGKITFETKTEKGLKINISFPVS
- a CDS encoding response regulator is translated as MFKKILISEDHESINFSVQKTLEDLNFDNFEYVYYCDDALAKAQKAIREKKPYDLLITDLYYEEDHHPQKLKDGRELILAIRQEQPDLKIIVFSAEHKSGIIDSLFNDYGINGYVRKARHDSKELKKAITSVYNNENYLSLDLKQEVKKLNNYEFTTYDITLVSLLSQGVLQKNIPVFLQNNNIKPNSLSSIEKKLNTLKEELGISNNEQLVAFCKDLGII
- a CDS encoding SH3 domain-containing protein encodes the protein MKKNLLLFFGVILIAFTSLYFSRNENNGHKGRCTGSAYCTACSSCSRCGHCGTGGTCGVCSGNSSGRNFSKLGKSIKTTKATPTKHYNNKKENSRKTENIVSKTNVVIVSGATNIFEKPSFQSKVIVSVSKNTKLIRLSKLNSWYKIQVKENGKIGYVYYTDVK
- the msrA gene encoding peptide-methionine (S)-S-oxide reductase MsrA, producing the protein MRNFFIILISFFRLIKVLKEKYLNKTINLKMDKNNFQQITFGGGCFWCVESCFNILKGVESAISGYSGGHKDNPTYEEVCTGETGHAEVVQITYDPAIISYEQLMDVFFFLHDPTQLNRQGNDIGTQYRSVIYYKDDAEKAKAEEAIKASQESGRWSGTYVTELTPFEKFWSAEQYHQGYYNENPTQPYCSAVVGPKIQKFKKHFGELGMLETDSQ
- a CDS encoding YegP family protein; its protein translation is MGKFTISKRKNDEYQFNLNAGNGEIILTSEGYTTKANCHKGIESVRINSQDDSRYDRRAAVNEKDYFVLKARNGEIIGKSQYYSSKSSMEIGINSVKTNVPTAEIIDETL
- a CDS encoding ROK family protein, whose protein sequence is MSVVDLSKEVALGIDIGGTNTKFGLVNHRGQILTKGSLPTDQYSTPEAFVDALHEQIQPLIDEHCEGGIEGIGVGAPNANYYRGTIELAPNLPWRGIINFAELMTAKFNSPCKMTNDANAAALGEMMYGAARGMKDFIMITLGTGVGSGIVSGGNLIYGHDGFAGELGHTIVKPGGRKHWSTGSEGSLEAYASATGIAITAKKMRAEFPDSMLNQYPEEAINSKTVHECALKEDPVAVEVFRYTGQKLGEALANFVMFSSPEAILLFGGVIKAGDFILKPAKLHMERNLLPIFRSKVRLVFSELDEADAAILGASALVWEK
- the yidD gene encoding membrane protein insertion efficiency factor YidD; translation: MKYLLLLIIKSYWFIIPASKRRKCIFRKSCSKHAYEETISKGIISGLKALKYRFENCRSGAQIFENPITGKLQIILLNNQILDEKEISERFIKK
- a CDS encoding PH domain-containing protein gives rise to the protein MNLKQFLNEEQDPKAVEKLLERINGLLTSQEVVEYIAVQKKPALNLSPDCIALTNRRIIFCRPKTFGLSMDFQDYSWVDVADCHIKEGIIGSTFMMRTTKNFTNMMDYLPKAQARKLYQYAQEIEEQMRGVRREKDLETRRASAGGGITVNNTTPIITPLQQFQQSQPLLIENEDPFALLQKLKGLMENGIISPEEFEDKKNEILSRV
- a CDS encoding TM2 domain-containing protein; this translates as MKSKFTTAIFALFLGGLGIHRFYLGQNGKGILYLIFCWTFIPALIALFDFFAFIFMSEDSFNYKYNIRTGF
- a CDS encoding type I restriction endonuclease, whose protein sequence is MDLKIKLEQLHQKVVGLKEQITTEEATKNAFVMPFIQILGYDIFNPTEVVPEHVCDIGTKKGEKVDYVIKNNDEPIFIIECKHWKESADAHNSQLHRYYHVSKTRFGVLTNGIVYNFYTDLEKPNIMDEKPFFTINIEDIKDSSIKILESFTKKDYNLESILDSAEALKYIKAIRKEFEKEIENPSDELVKLLVNRFFEKPLTANRMISFKEYAKKALTTSINESISFRLKSALSINEQIEKQDDDIKTSQSIDENNDSKIVTTEEELEGFQIVKAILREKIPSSRIAYRDTLSYFGILLDDNNRKPLCRLHFNTANKYLETFHNGKDAGEKILLNNLDEIYNYKVELLKTLENYN